The Borrelia coriaceae genome includes a window with the following:
- a CDS encoding Mlp family lipoprotein, giving the protein MKIIYLILFTLLFICSCDLFNKIKGNNKVNLEIQSDVQNTPETSLRKNLSESQNKGLDFLKKVLKGNDYKLNDILNVSGDKLGKLKEVLDNIQRSLANCRDSRSSSYSTDDGHDPNTQREGFKSLVLSYVEEQLGSQGSDSEYGSPPNPLNGDVCVDQY; this is encoded by the coding sequence ATGAAGATAATTTATTTAATTTTGTTTACTTTATTGTTCATTTGTAGTTGTGATCTTTTTAATAAGATTAAAGGGAATAATAAAGTAAATTTGGAGATTCAATCAGATGTACAAAATACACCCGAGACATCACTAAGAAAAAATTTAAGTGAATCACAAAATAAAGGATTGGATTTCTTAAAAAAAGTTTTAAAAGGGAATGATTATAAGCTTAACGACATTTTAAATGTAAGTGGAGACAAATTAGGTAAATTAAAAGAAGTATTAGATAATATACAAAGATCGCTTGCAAATTGTCGTGATAGTAGGTCTTCTAGCTATAGTACTGATGATGGTCATGATCCTAATACGCAAAGAGAAGGTTTTAAAAGTTTAGTATTGAGCTATGTTGAAGAGCAATTGGGAAGTCAAGGAAGTGATTCAGAGTATGGATCTCCTCCTAATCCTTTGAATGGTGATGTGTGTGTTGATCAATATTAA